taaaaaaaaattcgggAAATTGAACTTATGTTATACTTTATGTTTATATATGATTCCAAAGGATGGACACATCAGGAAGGTTTaaggagaaaatatgaaaaccttCATGTAATTTGGGACTTGAAAAAAACTCTTCCCTTTTATCTAaaatgggacggagggagtatatcttTATAAATGGAATATACAACGACGCCAAGGTGCGACCATTTTTTTTTGAGTTATGTGAACGACCGTGTTGTAGAAATGAAGTGGAATTTTGTAAACATCCGTCCCAAGATGATACCAATTAGTGTTATCGGGTTGATCGTTAAATATAataagtgttttattaattagtgtttcaccaATTGCTCATCATAATAAATGATCTATAAAAAAATCcattataaatgttttcttaattaaattaataaaGGGTTTTGTGGATGCACACGATAAAACCCAATCATTGCATTGGGAAACTGCAAaaccaattaaaaaaaataagagaTGTTGTAACTTGCATTGAAGAATGCAAAACTCCACTCTCAATAAATGCATGTTTGGTAAATTTATGTTAATTTTGCATTCTTTAATGCAAGTTACAATATAAACCTAGAATTGCGAATAGGTTTATATTCGCAATTCTAGAATATAACCCGTGCCATAGTACCACGGTTCGACAATAAGTAAATTTATATATTCTcatcttgattcgtgtcgttcaTTTATAGTTATTTAAATAACATAACAATTGAtccagtattttttttttaattgccaTGTATTTTAACTGTGTTTATTTTAACATTGAAACAATCAACCATGTTTTATACTTTATGATGTTGCACGTTTTGTGGCGTTACAGAATTGACATAGTATATAGTTGCTCATCAACAAccccgccaccaccataaaaccgtACAAAACAATTATTTTCTCCACCACCACCCAGTGGAAGAGCCAAGAATTGGATAATCTGTCCTTATCCCCTCTTGAAATTCTAATAGCCACATAAAAATCTTTAACTTTATCATATAAATAATAACAATACTTTGCCTATTTATATTTTAGGATTTAGTCCATcaaatttacatttttttaataaaaatcctCCTTGATATCAGTTTCTAACTCCGCCGTTACCACCATAACTGATGCCCACCCCTTGTAAGTTGTAGGAcgtaattctaattttcaatcacgtACGCCATGTATGAGATTTAGATTGCACAAAAGGTCgtcaattaattatttttattatgtttttttttcacgTGTAATATTCtctttgtattgcaatcaattttacttTCAACATTAAAAAATACTCTCTTTTGTATtctaatcatttttattttaatattaaaaatcatgatttatatgaTATGGTACAAAAGATAGCAAGGTTACCAGTTGGGTAATCCAACAACTACAATCGTGAAAATTTTGGCCTCTTTATAAGAACCGCTACCGCTTCCACCACCCAATACCGTCACAAATGTCCATtgatattgtttttatttttattaaaattatttattaatgaaaataaatatttattaagaaaaaaattatatttaaaaaataataatcatttattatgagcaatcagtgaaacactaattaataaaacatcgtGTAGTGAGAAAAATTAACAAATCATCTATTATGACCAATTAATGAAACATAATTAATAAAGCACCTATaacatttaagttgaacaaaccattaCCGTAGATTTGGTCTTTGGAGTTACCCAAGAGATTCTGTTTACTTACCAGCTGTTTGACGGTAGGTGCTGAAGGAAGCAACATCATAGTCACTACTCGTCGTCACGAAGTTGCACGTATGGTTCAAAATGACCCAAGAGCTTGGTACATGGTACAGACATCACGTAAAGAAGATTGTTGGACTATTATGAAGCAAAGGGCATTTGCTCCTGGTGGAGCATTGGAGACAGCGGAGATGACTATTATCGGAAAGGAGATAGTGGAGAATACTGTTGGTTTACCTGTAGTTGCCAAAATTCTTGGAAGCGTCATGTAATCAAGAACCAGTGAAAGCGACTGGCTTCATATTCTGGATCTCTGCCGACAGCACCCAGAGGAAGATCCATCTAATCTTGGATCATTACTAAAGTTGAGCTACGACAGTCTTCCGTCGCATTTGAAACAGTGTTTCTTATATTCTTCCATGTTCCCTGAGAATTATAAGATCCACAAAGAATCTTTGATCCGATTATGGATGGCTGAAGGATTCCTTGGACAGCCTGATAAAAAAGACGAAAAATCACTAGAAGCTATTGGAAACCAATGTTTTGACATATTGTGTGGGAGTTCATACTTCAAAGATGTCGAAAAAAGACGAGTTTGGTCACATTGTAACGTGCACGATGCATGAACTTGTACATGATCTTGCGTTGTCTATTTCTGGAAGTAAAGAGTATTCAATTCAAAAGGCTAGAGAGATGGGAAATATTTCTGAAGTTCGTCGTTTGAGGTTGGTTTCTGATGATAACATGTCAACTGAGTTTCCCAAATCCCTCAATGGAAAcaaattgagaacaattgttggATTTCAAGCAAGCAAATGTAAGAAAGTTGCACGTGTTTTTAGCAATAAGAACTTGCGGGTATTGGAGGTGACTGAATTTAGGATTGGAAAGTTACCAGCCTCGGTCTCTGAATTGATGCACACAAGATTCCTCGACCTATCAGACGGTCACTTTGAATCATTTTCTCCGTCAATTAGTAGTCTTCATAACTTGCAGACTCTGGTATTACGAGGTTGTCGTTACCTTATGGAGCTTCCAAGCGACATTGGGTCCTTGAATAATTTAAGATTTCTTGATTTTTCGTACACTGTTCGTCAGTTACCTGGTGATGTTGGAGCTTTGAAACAATTGAGGCATCTGGATATCTCGGCTACAAAGCTTAAGGAATTACCTATTTCTGTAAGTGAATTACACAATTTGGAGACGTTGAATTTTTCTCTCTGCCATTATCTTAAAGGATTACCCATAGACATAAGTAAACTGGTACATATGAGACACTTCATATCCAGCTTACAGATGACTGAAACACCAACTGGTATAGAAAAACTAACATCCCTTCAAACGTTACCACATTTTATTGTAAGGGAGGACATTGCAAATGCAACCGGAGGTGGTATTGCAGATTTGGGCGGTCTAAACCTCCTTCAAGGGGAGTTGAAAATATGTAAACTAGAGAATGTTACAGATGCAAAAGATGCTATTAAAGCAAGCCTAAAAGAGAAGCAACACATTCGCAGCTTAGATTTACGTTGGAGTTCATGATCTTCTCATAATGAGCATGTTTTTAATGATGGTTCAGTTTTAGAAGCTCTTCAGCCCCACGAAAATCTGAAAAACTTGAAGATAACGAATTTCATGGGTTCTGTGCTTTCTTCATGGCTGATTGGTTCTCTTTCATCTAGTCTTCCTAATTTGGTAAAACTAGTGCTCTTAGACTGCAGTAAATGCGAACAACTTCCATCACTTGGGCAGCTCCAATTTCTGAAGCTTCTTCAGATACGTGGTATGAACTCTGTTACGCGTCTGGACAGCATGCTGTATGGCGAAGAAAGTAACACTGCAACAATTGCATTTCCTTCATTAACTGATCTGACACCTTGATTCCATGGAAAATTTAGAAGAATGGGTTCCACCTCCTCCACCACCTGAAGTGAGCTCATCAAGGTccacttcttctttctcttctctagAAAATCTGACCATATCATTCTGCAGCAAGTTATCGAAAATTCCCACTCCTTTTCCGTCTCTAAGGAATTCAAGTTACAATCTTGTCATGCTCTAGAATCCCTGCCTGATATACAATGCTTAACTTGTGTTTGGAAATTAACAATTCGAGATTGCAAGGAATTCAAGCTTTCAACAAATGATCTGAAATGTCTCACCTCAATTGCGATAAGGGATATTCATACTCCAATTTCTCCCTTTTAAGGATCATCGGTTTTTCTGCTATGCAACAGCATTTATATCAAAGGTACTTCATTCCCATATCTTTAGTAATTTTGCTCTTTCAAGTTCTGTATGTGTATCTGACCAGTTGTGTTCAAgtacaaataaataattttatgtattttgtcGAATTACAAACTGAAGTTTGCTTCATCGCGCTCCTTTGTTGTTTGATTAAGCTTGTGTTCTTATTTCAGAATTTGGTTATGAACTAGTTTCGTAGTTTCATTCAGTATTCATCTGCAGAATTTGCAATTTGTGCTTGTACACTGGAGCAACTCAAAATTAACTGTGCCCCGTTGAATTTTTTCATACACTTCGCAGTTCACAGATTCACATTCGTACATCAAACTTTCTGCCAAATTACATTGCACACTGTCAGTTTGCTATTACTTCACGCCATTCTTGTTTCCATACTAACCTTACATGCACACTCTTCTTTGTTTTCCCTGCTTCATGTAACATGTTTCGAAATTCCTAGCGatgaatgattatttttttttatttatctatctCCCAGCAACAATCTTAACTAGTCTAATCTGAGCTTTATAACTGTTTGCAGGAACATATCGGGCAATTTTTGTTTATTCCGCAAATTCAAAGAGTCGAAGCTAAGCAAacatttctattttttttgtttattgagTTATGTAAAACATATTTGTGAGCTGAGCACTTTTTTCAGATATCTTGTCCAGTTTGAAACATGGGTTTTGTTGCAATTTGTTTTTCCATTAGAATATATTATCTTCATGTATTACCAAATTATTTCTTGGGCTTCTGCCTTGATTTAAGGGCGGGAAAGTCTTGACACCTAACAGATCTCACTCCGACAGAGAAATATAAAATATTGGTGAAAATGGCATAAAATGCATGAGAGCTCTATCTATCAGCCTTACAAGTAGCCATTCTCTTGAAAACACTCTTTATGTTTGAAGCTGTCTTTCTATTTCCTAGAAATTCTACCCCAACTTTTGCATCCAAGATTCACATTCTTTTTTTGACTAAACCAACCCATATACCCAATTTTTACCTGACACTATAGTGTCACTATTTAAACTACATTTTGGTCATCCATAAACTACACATTAATCCTTCTCACAAATCTTTCAtattatcaaaaccaaaactattaaCGAAATCACCATGtctatcaaagttcaacaactgagtTCAAAGCTAGTCGGACCAATTTACAATGGTGATGAACAACCACCACGAGATACTAACCAATTTGCTCCTCTCAGTGTCTTTGATTGGTATATACCCGGTGAACACGTACCCGTGATATATGCATTTAAAACACCAAATCATTCAAACGCATTTTTAGAACAAGGTCTTGGGAAAGTGCTGTCAGAGTACCGAGTATGGGCTGGTAGACTTGGTAAAGATGAGAACAATCATAGTATAATTCTTCTCAATGACAAAGGTGTTAGGTTCATTGAAGCATCAGCTGATCGCGCCCTTGAGCAGGTTATGCCTTTTAACCAATCCACCTTATTAACCCTTCATCCAGACTTCGAAGGAATGAAAGAAATTTTAATCATTCAGCTCACAAGATTTTCTTGTGGGTCTTTAGTCATAAGTTTCTCGTCGAACCATATGGTAGCTGATGGCTTCTCTGTGAGTCAGTTCTTAGTTTCTTGGGGTCGGGTTTGTCGCGGACTTGACATCAATCCACGTCCTTTGCACAACCGCGAAATTTTTGTTCCTCGGAATCCATGCAGGGTCGAGTTTGATCATCAAAGCTTAGAGTTCACGAAAGGAGTGATCAGTGACGTGTTTATTGATCCTTCAAATGTTCCTCCTTATTCAGAAGACGATGTGATATATCATAAACTTCATTTTCCTACAGAACTTATAGCCAAGCTCAAGAGCAAGGCAGGTTCTTCAGCTTCAGGAAAGCCTTATACCACATTCGAGAGCTTGGTCGCTCATATATGGAGAACCATTACTAAGGTACGAGGACTCACCTGCCAAACTACGGAAATCAAGATTGCTGTGAACGGGCGTAAAAGGTTGATACCGCGAATTCCAGATGAGTACTTCGGTAATTTAGTACTCTGTGCATACCCTGCAGCTCAGGTTAAAGAGCTGTTGAATGGATCTTTACGCCACACCGCGTCGATAATACATGAATCAGTGGTGAGATTGAATGATGATTACTTCAAATCATATATAGACTTTGTGAGCAATGACATGCAGGGCGAGAATCCCACACCAGAAAGAGGTGAAAGGACGTTGGTAGCATTGTGGCCCAATTTAGAATTTGATAGCTGGCTTGGATTTCCGTTTAATGAAGTTGATTTTGGTTTCGGAAAACCTTGCCTTTTCATGCCGTCGTTCGACTCTTTAGAAGGTCTGGTATATTTGGTTCCGGCCATTGATGGAGGCGTCGATGTCTATGTATGTTTGTTCAAACAACAAATGGCACTCTTCGACGAAGTCTGTTACTCTATAGACTGATTAGTTGTATGTCTGAATTTAGTGCATCTATCGCTATTTATGGCCATTATTACATGTAAGGTTCTACGACGATCCAAGGAACAGAAATGTCTAGCCCAGTAAAAACTTAGtatgatcatgtttttcttttttacaagTTACGATGAATTTTACTAATTATgataataatatataaataaaattctgatgtctatataatttttttttgtttttgtcacGGAATCGTATTATCACTATATTATAGTGATCTCGTCTTTGTTTATAATTACTTACTTAAAGACTCGTT
This genomic stretch from Papaver somniferum cultivar HN1 chromosome 5, ASM357369v1, whole genome shotgun sequence harbors:
- the LOC113278599 gene encoding agmatine coumaroyltransferase-2-like translates to MSIKVQQLSSKLVGPIYNGDEQPPRDTNQFAPLSVFDWYIPGEHVPVIYAFKTPNHSNAFLEQGLGKVLSEYRVWAGRLGKDENNHSIILLNDKGVRFIEASADRALEQVMPFNQSTLLTLHPDFEGMKEILIIQLTRFSCGSLVISFSSNHMVADGFSVSQFLVSWGRVCRGLDINPRPLHNREIFVPRNPCRVEFDHQSLEFTKGVISDVFIDPSNVPPYSEDDVIYHKLHFPTELIAKLKSKAGSSASGKPYTTFESLVAHIWRTITKVRGLTCQTTEIKIAVNGRKRLIPRIPDEYFGNLVLCAYPAAQVKELLNGSLRHTASIIHESVVRLNDDYFKSYIDFVSNDMQGENPTPERGERTLVALWPNLEFDSWLGFPFNEVDFGFGKPCLFMPSFDSLEGLVYLVPAIDGGVDVYVCLFKQQMALFDEVCYSID